A stretch of Antennarius striatus isolate MH-2024 chromosome 6, ASM4005453v1, whole genome shotgun sequence DNA encodes these proteins:
- the zgc:113279 gene encoding NF-kappa-B inhibitor zeta has protein sequence MMRGRSKRKYPKERRNQAVGTGLDPGSDGLDTPIQDKNSSIYDPEKVYLGVRVKMPVKDLLRNIRVAQGWGPGDFQKSFDKTVKGEKKRVQTRKTRQKNMEKMPTKSLEELEIIVEVLEEDLQITSSPHSTSTSQSLPFSNSPTSREGSPPGAGYHSDESDEIIPSPQSFLNISANIQEYHKAKSPSGFMHNNLQLSRTAGRSQEWLDSQNHDWNLNSSTFFWVQLQKEEIQLSDISDAVLLSTDDHGRTALHKVACVGKRALGYCMAKRMATLNSLDLRDCDGMTALLYAAKYNQYLMVADLIRWGADVNATNNAGKSCLHLSAERGYVRVLEVLKYTMLDGVFVDVEAIDNSGMSVLQCASLALKATVRELENSKSPRLHTLCQEQMMETLEYLLQMGSYLHTMGNQSAQSMIY, from the exons ATGATGAGAGGAAGGTCCAAACGGAAATACCCAAAAGAAAGACGCAATCAAGCAGTCGGTACTGGGTTGGACCCCGGCTCGGATGGGCTAGACACACCTATTCAAG ATAAAAATTCTTCCATTTATGATCCAGAGAAGGTCTACCTTGGAGTTCGCGTCAAAATGCCTGTCAAGGATCTTCTGAGGAACATCCGTGTTGCCCAAGGCTGGGGACCAGGAGATTTTCAG AAGAGCTTCGACAAAACAGTAAAAG GTGAGAAGAAACGAGTCCAAACCCGCAAGACACGTCAGAAAAACATG GAAAAGATGCCCACTAAAAGCTTGGAGGAGCTGGAAATCATTGTAGAGGTACTAGAGGAAGATCTCCAGATCACCAGCAGCCCCCACTCAACCTCCACCTCCCAATCCCTGCCCTTCTCCAACTCTCCTACGTCTCGTGAAGGGTCTCCACCAG GTGCAGGTTACCACAGTGACGAGTCGGACGAAATTATTCCCAGCCCCCAGTCCTTTTTAAACATCTCAGCAAACATACAAGAGTACCACAAAGCCAAGTCCCCTTCAGGCTTCATGCACAACAACCTACAGCTATCCAGAACTGCTGGAAGAAGCCAGGAGTGGTTGGATTCCCAGAACCATGACTGGAACCTGAACAGCTCTACTTTCTTCTGGGTACAGCTGCAGAAAGAGGAGATCCAGCTGAGCGACATCTCTGACGCTGTGTTGCTGAGTACTGATGACCATGGCAGGAC AGCTCTCCATAAAGTTGCGTGTGTTGGGAAGAGAGCCCTTGGCTACTGCATGGCAAAAAGGATGGCCACACTCAACAGCCTGGACCTGAGAGACTGTGACGGAATG ACTGCCCTCCTCTATGCAGCAAAGTACAACCAATACCTGATGGTAGCAGATCTGATTCGCTGGGGGGCCGATGTCAACGCCACAAACAATGCCGGGAAGTCTTGTCTCCACCTCAGTGCTGAGAGAGGCTATGTCAGAGTCCTAGAG gTTCTAAAATACACTATGTTGGATGGCGTGTTTGTTGATGTTGAAGCCATTGATAACTCTG GAATGAGTGTCCTCCAGTGTGCCTCCCTGGCTCTGAAAGCCACTGTTCGGGAGCTGGAGAACAGCAAATCACCCAGACTCCATACACTCTGCCAAGAGCAGATGATGGAGACCCTTGAATATCTGCTGCAGATGGGAAGCTACCTTCATACCATG GGAAACCAGTCTGCACAATCTATGATATATTGA
- the atf5b gene encoding uncharacterized protein atf5b, translated as MAASILRNKILPISTGDLCAPPFRQASRSQSRPRKGAEPAERQQLIGDGHSDWMTEKVDLSSFVSTTESSPSSSLPPSPLEQDVKVPSDLEVMTSLLQEELAQLEDYFRSESTSTTNKLEKSSKCEKGAQAMGSQSYYQLPYGSYGTGQSETSPVVVTLATGELDLTSFCGGPISRTKIARPAPYNYHHRYHHNNGRRILSEAVKVGEEVGLDSWGSRGSYSGSTEFSVNHYSTLKTVSKNSLGGVKKVRECALSLKEEESYCFSEGMFCSEEIARGFCLGGSYDGHHKREGQLMHNVKVNVSYDSMGLEVLHCSKDGGLSGGIPQETMMAGDGYFHQSMAGTEPYHSFIGDLDPPSQAQAVEPQHSHYLYPECLADQSYECLSRGDGDGTLLGAPIHRPTQRLKDEPCSVKPALVMSTASLESNTGERKQKKRDQNKTAAHRYRVRKRAELDSLEEELHGLEGQNRELRDKAESVEREIQYVKDLLIEVYKARSQRLKQDGSA; from the exons ATGGCGGCATCGATCCTTCGCAACAAAATTCTCCCCATTTCCACGGGCGATCTCTGCGCTCCCCCTTTCCGACAGGCTAGCCGCAGCCAATCACGGCCCagaaagggggcggagccagcggAGAGGCAGCAATTAATTG GCGATGGTCACTCAGATTGGATGACGGAAAAAGTTGATTTGTCTTCATTTGTATCGACGACCGAGTCTTCTCCCAGCTCATCCCTACCGCCCTCGCCATTGGAACAAGATGTCAAGGTGCCCTCAGatctggaggtcatgacctcTCTACTGCAGGAAGAGCTGGCTCAGCTGGAGGACTACTTCCGCTCAGAGTCCACATCCACCACCAACAAGTTGGAGAAATcctcaaaatgtgaaaaaggtGCCCAAGCCATGGGCTCTCAGTCTTATTATCAGTTACCCTATGGCTCAtatgggaccggccaatcagaaACCAGCCCTGTGGTTGTTACCTTGGCAACAGGGGAACTGGACCTGACCAGCTTCTGTGGCGGACCCATCAGTCGAACCAAAATAGCTCGCCCGGCTCCGTACAACTACCACCACCGCTACCACCACAACAACGGGCGAAGGATCCTCAGCGAGGCCGTGAAAGTCGGGGAGGAAGTGGGACTGGATTCTTGGGGCTCCAGAGGAAGTTACTCAGGAAGCACAGAGTTTTCTGTGAACCACTACTCCACGCTGAAGACGGTCAGCAAGAACAGCCTGGGCGGGGTCAAGAAGGTGAGAGAATGTGCTTTATCgttgaaggaagaggagagctATTGTTTTTCGGAAGGAATGTTTTGCAGCGAAGAGATTGCCCGCGGGTTTTGCCTGGGGGGTTCGTACGACGGCCACCACAAGCGAGAGGGACAGTTGATGCACAACGTGAAGGTCAATGTAAGTTACGACAGCATGGGGCTGGAGGTCTTGCACTGCAGCAAAGATGGAGGACTTTCTGGAGGTATCCCCCAAGAGACAATGATGGCAGGCGATGGCTATTTTCACCAATCCATGGCCGGCACGGAGCCTTACCATAGCTTTATAGGTGACCTAGACCCCCCGTCACAGGCACAGGCTGTAGAGCCCCAACACAGCCACTACCTCTATCCAGAATGCCTTGCAGACCAAAGCTATGAATGTCTGTCCAGAGGAGACGGGGACGGCACGCTGCTGGGTGCCCCCATCCACCGCCCCACCCAGAGGCTAAAGGATGAACCCTGCTCCGTCAAGCCAGCTCTGGTGATGAGCACCGCCTCTTTGGAGTCCAACACTGgagagaggaaacagaagaagagagacCAGAACAAAACCGCTGCTCACAG GTACAGGGTGCGTAAGAGGGCGGAGCTGGActctctggaggaggagctgcacGGCCTCGAGGGACAGAACCGGGAGCTTCGTGACAAGGCGGAGTCGGTGGAGCGTGAAATCCAGTACGTCAAAGATTTACTGATCGAGGTCTACAAGGCTCGCAGTCAGCGGCTCAAACAGGACGGCAGTGCCTAA